From one Xiphophorus hellerii strain 12219 chromosome 18, Xiphophorus_hellerii-4.1, whole genome shotgun sequence genomic stretch:
- the LOC116737277 gene encoding protein sel-1 homolog 3 isoform X1 yields the protein MAFHSLYKCICQFFLGMQIVCGLDQVKLLNPPEEALPDHLLRVFYSCDGAATVQLDCVVSFETGSVSTVRIRRWSCVPGDPVIRTVKLCLPDWLVYQADGIVPESHRVLSCFLRASVRYSGSDDTKRSKGSQDVAFLLPKPFFSRPIKQHRLCTAWSKQMLQLTQQFLQKKCPLEQETIHLLSALYASTGESFGITKSLDPYRNELLEHFRVKAVPFPWCELSLWVFVSRYCEHRLCGVFHHIDSHNNYATPALLLTKSGRLHIQISGASEESSAFLSSFAVPLNKWCQLTLTLQGRTVTVSLAFMDNEERTVKSSEYLLSHSAMLDDTEGYFVIGGGKFIRGLEGYFGPVVYYRNRVPHSLSDAAAPEVIKNINLTGWLQSCQEFLFDITVKISGFTLKAKHQRKSGTCLAVFHDRMGSDPSNPRCELWEEAAAHRKLATKLAKLLVFKHVMGYQTPAGGTAVSPSAVGRALYSFSVQKMSQMGSSAAVRKVLPLLLQAGCLADNHALHMSSVLYSSGLGVHKNPIKAWLLALLAAQRDHRLALLHLGHVHQRGLHGLPKDPDLAYAYYANIAKQTTLDRHNPTPQQTFVEAVYLNDDEALNRQTNEDHHIFQWLKLQARRGAADAEQALARMLFWGQQGLSPNIQEAVKHYRRGAVQLEDPASMYDYAIVLLLGQGVEKDVPKGVTFLKKAMEQGFVPAVNALAWYYEQFEKDYQQAVALWEKADLLGSPDAPLNLGILYSQGLYPGKPADQHVAYKYYLKSAERGHSRAAVFLADVWATGIPGYVERRPSDAVSWVKWTAEQNGYLGSVLRKALDSYLKSDTFISLVFYMMAAESGYSPAQFNVAYLCDQNAAGFLDPAYATRCMWRYYNLTIQSQKPDSYAFIRMGDLLYEGSDSREKDFSSAAHMYSLAALRKNPQGWYNLGLLAEDGYRLPLPVLIELGLSELHLADKNLLLNTLYKRCRDSDNADSYLPCSLALLKVFLRSFEKRYVAAVVKVSVAVAVVATPTVFVIVLGVLRRRTDDPES from the exons ATGGCCTTTCATTCGTTGTACAAATGCATCTGCCAGTTTTTCCTCGGCATGCAG ATTGTTTGCGGTCTGGACCAGGTGAAGCTCCTGAATCCTCCAGAGGAAGCTCTCCCTGACCATCTTCTGAGAGTTTTCTACTCTTGCGATGGGGCAGCTACCGTACAGCTGGACTGTGTTGTGTCGTTTGAAACTGGCTCGGTCTCCACAGTCCGTATCAGACGATGGAGTTGTGTCCCCGGCGACCCTGTAATAAGGACTGTGAAGCTGTGTCTGCCAGACTGGTTGGTTTACCAAGCAGACGGAATCGTTCCAGAGTCCCACAGGGTGCTGAGTTGTTTTCTCCGAGCCTCTGTCAGATACAGTGGTTCTGATGATACTAAACGGTCCAAGGGTTCTCAGGATGTGGCGTTCTTGCTGCCCAAGCCCTTCTTCAGTCGCCCTATCAAGCAGCATCGTCTCTGCACTGCGTGGAGTAAACAGATGTTACAATTAACTCAGcagtttttacagaaaaagtgTCCTTTAGAGCAAG AAACCATCCATCTTCTGTCTGCACTCTATGcttcaactggagaaagttttggaaTAACAAAGAGCCTGGATCCGTACAGGAACGAGCTGCTGGAGCACTTCCGCGTTAAAGCCGTCCCTTTTCCTTG gtGTGAACTTTCTCTGTGGGTATTTGTTAGCAGGTATTGCGAGCACAGATTGTGTGGAGTGTTTCATCACATTGATTCCCATAACAATTATGCCACACCAGCACTTTTGCTAACGAAATCAG GCCGGCTGCACATTCAGATAAGTGGAGCGTCTGAGGAATCCTCTGCGTTTCTCTCCTCGTTCGCCGTGCCTTTAAACAAGTGGTGCCAACTCACTTTGACCTTACAGGGCAGAACT GTCACTGTCTCCTTGGCGTTTATGGACAACGAGGAAAGAACGGTTAAATCTTCAGAGTACTT GTTGAGTCATTCTGCCATGCTGGATGACACAGAGGGGTATTTTGTGATTGGTGGAGGGAAATTCATCCGAGGCCTGGAGGGTTATTTTGGACCAGTGGTGTACTACCGCAACAGAGTTCCTCACAGTCTG TCTGACGCAGCTGCTCCAGAGgttataaaaaacataaacctgACTGGATGGCTGCAGAGCTGCCAAGAATTTCTTTTTGACATCACCGTCAAGATCAGTGGCTTCACCCTCAAAGCCAAACACCAGAGAAAAAGTG GGACTTGTTTGGCTGTTTTCCACGACCGGATGGGAAGCGATCCTTCAAATCCCCGGTGTGAGCTTTGGGAGGAGGCGGCAGCTCACAGAAAACTGGCCACAAAACTGGCCAAGTTACTGGTTTTTAAACATG TGATGGGCTATCAAACACCCGCAGGAGGAACGGCAGTCAGCCCGTCCGCTGTGGGAAGAGCTCTGTACTCCTTCTCTGTTCAGAAGATGAGTCAAATGGGCAGCAGTGCAGCGGTCAGGAAAGTCTTACCTCTACTGCTCCAAGCTGGCTGCCTTGCTGATAACCACGCTCTGCACATGTCATCTGTGCTCTACAGCTCTGGTCTGGGAGTCCACAAAAACCCCATTAAg GCCTGGCTGCTTGCCCTGCTGGCTGCACAAAGGGACCATCGGCTGGCGCTTCTCCATCTCGGTCATGTCCATCAGCGGGGGCTGCATGGTCTGCCCAAAGACCCAGATCTGGCTTATGCATATTATGCAAATATTGCTAAACAGACGACTTTAGACCGTCATAATCCCACACCACAACAG ACGTTTGTGGAGGCTGTATATCTGAACGACGACGAGGCTTTGAACCGTCAGACCAATGAGGACCATCACATCTTTCAGTGGCTGAAGCTTCAGGCCCGCAGAGGGGCAGCTGACGCTGAG CAAGCTCTTGCCCGGATGCTCTTCTGGGGTCAGCAAGGATTGTCTCCAAACATTCAAGAGGCTGTGAAGCATTACAGAAGAGGAGCTGTTCAGCTGGAGGACCCAGCGTCTATGTATGACTATGCAATAGTACTACTGCTG ggTCAAGGAGTTGAGAAGGATGTTCCAAAAGGTGTCACGTTCCTCAAGAAAGCAATGGAGcag GGTTTTGTTCCTGCAGTCAACGCCCTGGCCTGGTACTATGAGCAGTTTGAGAAGGATTACCAGCAGGCGGTGGCTCTGTGGGAGAAGGCCGATCTCCTTGGTTCTCCAGACGCCCCGTTGAACCTCGGTATCTTGTACTCACAGGGCCTGTATCCAGGAAAACCTGCAGACCAG CATGTGGCCTACAAGTACTACCTGAAGTCTGCAGAACGAGGACACTCGCGTGCAGCGGTTTTCCTAGCCGACGTCTGGGCCACCGGGATTCCCGGATACGTCGAGAGACGTCCATCAGATGCCGTTTC CTGGGTGAAGTGGACAGCTGAGCAGAACGGCTACTTGGGCAGCGTCCTACGCAAAGCCCTGGACTCCTACCTGAAGAGCGACAC GTTCATATCTTTGGTGTTTTATATGATGGCAGCTGAATCGGGGTATTCTCCTGCACAGTTCAATGTGGCGTACCTTTGTGACCAAAATGCG GCTGGTTTCCTGGATCCCGCTTATGCTACACGCTGCATGTGGCGATATTACAATCTCACAATCCAGAGTCAGAAACCAGACTCTTATG CCTTTATAAGGATGGGTGACCTGTTGTATGAAGGGTCAGACAGCAGGGAGAAAGACTTCTCCTCTGCTGCACACATGTATTCACTGGCGGCCTTAAGGAAAAACCCGCAG GGTTGGTACAACCTTGGCTTGCTTGCTGAGGACGGTTACAGACTGCCGCTTCCTGTACTGATTGAGCTTGGCCTGTCTGAGCTGCACCTGGCAGACAAGAATTTGCTTCTCAATACTTTGTACAAAAG ATGCAGAGACTCGGACAACGCGGATTCGTACTTACCCTGCAGCCTCGCTCTGCTCAAAGTATTTTTGCGATCATTTGAAAAGCGCTACGTTGCTGCAGTCGTTAAG GTCTCCGTTGCTGTTGCTGTGGTTGCGACTCCAACGGTGTTTGTGATCGTCCTCGGCGTGTTGAGGAGACGCACGGACGACCCAGAGTCTTGA
- the LOC116737277 gene encoding protein sel-1 homolog 3 isoform X2 — MAFHSLYKCICQFFLGMQIVCGLDQVKLLNPPEEALPDHLLRVFYSCDGAATVQLDCVVSFETGSVSTVRIRRWSCVPGDPVIRTVKLCLPDWLVYQADGIVPESHRVLSCFLRASVRYSGSDDTKRSKGSQDVAFLLPKPFFSRPIKQHRLCTAWSKQMLQLTQQFLQKKCPLEQETIHLLSALYASTGESFGITKSLDPYRNELLEHFRVKAVPFPWCELSLWVFVSRYCEHRLCGVFHHIDSHNNYATPALLLTKSGRLHIQISGASEESSAFLSSFAVPLNKWCQLTLTLQGRTVTVSLAFMDNEERTVKSSEYLLSHSAMLDDTEGYFVIGGGKFIRGLEGYFGPVVYYRNRVPHSLSDAAAPEVIKNINLTGWLQSCQEFLFDITVKISGFTLKAKHQRKSGTCLAVFHDRMGSDPSNPRCELWEEAAAHRKLATKLAKLLVFKHGGTAVSPSAVGRALYSFSVQKMSQMGSSAAVRKVLPLLLQAGCLADNHALHMSSVLYSSGLGVHKNPIKAWLLALLAAQRDHRLALLHLGHVHQRGLHGLPKDPDLAYAYYANIAKQTTLDRHNPTPQQTFVEAVYLNDDEALNRQTNEDHHIFQWLKLQARRGAADAEQALARMLFWGQQGLSPNIQEAVKHYRRGAVQLEDPASMYDYAIVLLLGQGVEKDVPKGVTFLKKAMEQGFVPAVNALAWYYEQFEKDYQQAVALWEKADLLGSPDAPLNLGILYSQGLYPGKPADQHVAYKYYLKSAERGHSRAAVFLADVWATGIPGYVERRPSDAVSWVKWTAEQNGYLGSVLRKALDSYLKSDTFISLVFYMMAAESGYSPAQFNVAYLCDQNAAGFLDPAYATRCMWRYYNLTIQSQKPDSYAFIRMGDLLYEGSDSREKDFSSAAHMYSLAALRKNPQGWYNLGLLAEDGYRLPLPVLIELGLSELHLADKNLLLNTLYKRCRDSDNADSYLPCSLALLKVFLRSFEKRYVAAVVKVSVAVAVVATPTVFVIVLGVLRRRTDDPES, encoded by the exons ATGGCCTTTCATTCGTTGTACAAATGCATCTGCCAGTTTTTCCTCGGCATGCAG ATTGTTTGCGGTCTGGACCAGGTGAAGCTCCTGAATCCTCCAGAGGAAGCTCTCCCTGACCATCTTCTGAGAGTTTTCTACTCTTGCGATGGGGCAGCTACCGTACAGCTGGACTGTGTTGTGTCGTTTGAAACTGGCTCGGTCTCCACAGTCCGTATCAGACGATGGAGTTGTGTCCCCGGCGACCCTGTAATAAGGACTGTGAAGCTGTGTCTGCCAGACTGGTTGGTTTACCAAGCAGACGGAATCGTTCCAGAGTCCCACAGGGTGCTGAGTTGTTTTCTCCGAGCCTCTGTCAGATACAGTGGTTCTGATGATACTAAACGGTCCAAGGGTTCTCAGGATGTGGCGTTCTTGCTGCCCAAGCCCTTCTTCAGTCGCCCTATCAAGCAGCATCGTCTCTGCACTGCGTGGAGTAAACAGATGTTACAATTAACTCAGcagtttttacagaaaaagtgTCCTTTAGAGCAAG AAACCATCCATCTTCTGTCTGCACTCTATGcttcaactggagaaagttttggaaTAACAAAGAGCCTGGATCCGTACAGGAACGAGCTGCTGGAGCACTTCCGCGTTAAAGCCGTCCCTTTTCCTTG gtGTGAACTTTCTCTGTGGGTATTTGTTAGCAGGTATTGCGAGCACAGATTGTGTGGAGTGTTTCATCACATTGATTCCCATAACAATTATGCCACACCAGCACTTTTGCTAACGAAATCAG GCCGGCTGCACATTCAGATAAGTGGAGCGTCTGAGGAATCCTCTGCGTTTCTCTCCTCGTTCGCCGTGCCTTTAAACAAGTGGTGCCAACTCACTTTGACCTTACAGGGCAGAACT GTCACTGTCTCCTTGGCGTTTATGGACAACGAGGAAAGAACGGTTAAATCTTCAGAGTACTT GTTGAGTCATTCTGCCATGCTGGATGACACAGAGGGGTATTTTGTGATTGGTGGAGGGAAATTCATCCGAGGCCTGGAGGGTTATTTTGGACCAGTGGTGTACTACCGCAACAGAGTTCCTCACAGTCTG TCTGACGCAGCTGCTCCAGAGgttataaaaaacataaacctgACTGGATGGCTGCAGAGCTGCCAAGAATTTCTTTTTGACATCACCGTCAAGATCAGTGGCTTCACCCTCAAAGCCAAACACCAGAGAAAAAGTG GGACTTGTTTGGCTGTTTTCCACGACCGGATGGGAAGCGATCCTTCAAATCCCCGGTGTGAGCTTTGGGAGGAGGCGGCAGCTCACAGAAAACTGGCCACAAAACTGGCCAAGTTACTGGTTTTTAAACATG GAGGAACGGCAGTCAGCCCGTCCGCTGTGGGAAGAGCTCTGTACTCCTTCTCTGTTCAGAAGATGAGTCAAATGGGCAGCAGTGCAGCGGTCAGGAAAGTCTTACCTCTACTGCTCCAAGCTGGCTGCCTTGCTGATAACCACGCTCTGCACATGTCATCTGTGCTCTACAGCTCTGGTCTGGGAGTCCACAAAAACCCCATTAAg GCCTGGCTGCTTGCCCTGCTGGCTGCACAAAGGGACCATCGGCTGGCGCTTCTCCATCTCGGTCATGTCCATCAGCGGGGGCTGCATGGTCTGCCCAAAGACCCAGATCTGGCTTATGCATATTATGCAAATATTGCTAAACAGACGACTTTAGACCGTCATAATCCCACACCACAACAG ACGTTTGTGGAGGCTGTATATCTGAACGACGACGAGGCTTTGAACCGTCAGACCAATGAGGACCATCACATCTTTCAGTGGCTGAAGCTTCAGGCCCGCAGAGGGGCAGCTGACGCTGAG CAAGCTCTTGCCCGGATGCTCTTCTGGGGTCAGCAAGGATTGTCTCCAAACATTCAAGAGGCTGTGAAGCATTACAGAAGAGGAGCTGTTCAGCTGGAGGACCCAGCGTCTATGTATGACTATGCAATAGTACTACTGCTG ggTCAAGGAGTTGAGAAGGATGTTCCAAAAGGTGTCACGTTCCTCAAGAAAGCAATGGAGcag GGTTTTGTTCCTGCAGTCAACGCCCTGGCCTGGTACTATGAGCAGTTTGAGAAGGATTACCAGCAGGCGGTGGCTCTGTGGGAGAAGGCCGATCTCCTTGGTTCTCCAGACGCCCCGTTGAACCTCGGTATCTTGTACTCACAGGGCCTGTATCCAGGAAAACCTGCAGACCAG CATGTGGCCTACAAGTACTACCTGAAGTCTGCAGAACGAGGACACTCGCGTGCAGCGGTTTTCCTAGCCGACGTCTGGGCCACCGGGATTCCCGGATACGTCGAGAGACGTCCATCAGATGCCGTTTC CTGGGTGAAGTGGACAGCTGAGCAGAACGGCTACTTGGGCAGCGTCCTACGCAAAGCCCTGGACTCCTACCTGAAGAGCGACAC GTTCATATCTTTGGTGTTTTATATGATGGCAGCTGAATCGGGGTATTCTCCTGCACAGTTCAATGTGGCGTACCTTTGTGACCAAAATGCG GCTGGTTTCCTGGATCCCGCTTATGCTACACGCTGCATGTGGCGATATTACAATCTCACAATCCAGAGTCAGAAACCAGACTCTTATG CCTTTATAAGGATGGGTGACCTGTTGTATGAAGGGTCAGACAGCAGGGAGAAAGACTTCTCCTCTGCTGCACACATGTATTCACTGGCGGCCTTAAGGAAAAACCCGCAG GGTTGGTACAACCTTGGCTTGCTTGCTGAGGACGGTTACAGACTGCCGCTTCCTGTACTGATTGAGCTTGGCCTGTCTGAGCTGCACCTGGCAGACAAGAATTTGCTTCTCAATACTTTGTACAAAAG ATGCAGAGACTCGGACAACGCGGATTCGTACTTACCCTGCAGCCTCGCTCTGCTCAAAGTATTTTTGCGATCATTTGAAAAGCGCTACGTTGCTGCAGTCGTTAAG GTCTCCGTTGCTGTTGCTGTGGTTGCGACTCCAACGGTGTTTGTGATCGTCCTCGGCGTGTTGAGGAGACGCACGGACGACCCAGAGTCTTGA